One window from the genome of Gavia stellata isolate bGavSte3 chromosome 10, bGavSte3.hap2, whole genome shotgun sequence encodes:
- the LOC104261563 gene encoding biotin-dependent 3-methylcrotonyl-coenzyme A carboxylase beta1 subunit, with translation MWNTVTSCSLGRLAPNAAPPLLPRLQTLHRVFERKYKDLCHGKEPAHVLHSQGLRRTRDVLPRRLVSNKAKYRRYAKTYPVLDGRILSVYRHVFEENLRNSEAVIKRYSELLEAVSKGGGEDAILRHTQRNKKLFVRERLKLLLDDESFLELSPLAGLNMPYGDVPAAGCLTGIGKICGVWCVFMANDATVKGGTIYPIGVKKQLRAQEIAMQNRLLSVYLTDSGGAFLPLQSELFPDKSHGGRVFYNEAIMSAMRIPQVAVVCGSCVAGGAYVPTMAEEAVIIDKIGTLFLAGPPLVKAATGEYVSPEDLGGAKLHSKVSGCTDHFASSEKEAYECIRNVISTLNYDPLPEEVIEHDGPLYSSDELLGLAPQDYRCTLPVKLILSRLMDGSRFQEFKANYGTTLVTGFGHVEGHLVGIVANNGELSHDASLKGSHFVQLCSQRSIPILFFQNTAPHTAEPTSISQAEAHSNRLKAQASMMAAVACAAVPKITIVIGGCYGSESYIMCGRSFSPNFLFLWPNARVAIVDSRHFSTVPQAGDNDCTGDESELKHLKEKLEEESSAFYSSARLWDDGVILPQNTRKVIAQCLEIIEQQKYQVVSPCQYPVIRM, from the exons ATGTGGAACACCGTCACTTCGTGCTCCCTCGGCAGGCTGGCCCCCAACGCCGCGCCTCCGCTGCTCCCCAGGTTACAAACCTTGCATCGCGTGTTCGAAAGAAAGTATAAGGACTTGTGTCATGGTAAAGAACCCGCACACGTACTGCACAGTCAGGGGTTGAGGAGGACACGCGACGTGCTTCCCCGCCGTTTAGTAAgtaataaagcaaaatacaggCGGTACGCAAAAACTTACCCCGTTTTAGATGGACGTATCCTGTCTGTGTATCGACACGTGTTTGAAGAAAATTTAAGGAACAGTGAGGCTGTTATTAAAAG ataCTCGGAATTGCTAGAGGCGGTCAGtaaaggagggggagaagatgCCATCTTGCGTCATACtcagagaaacaagaagctGTTTGTTCGTGAACGCCTGAAGTTGCTACTTGATGATGAGTCTTTTCTTGAGCTGTCTCCGCTGGCAGGCCTCAATATGCCGTACGGTGATGTCCCTGCCGCTGGGTGCCTTACTG GAATTGGCAAGATCTGTGGGGTCTGGTGTGTCTTCATGGCAAATGATGCAACTGTAAAAGGAGGAACTATTTATCCAATTGGAGTGAAGAAGCAATTAAGAGCTCAAGAAATAGCCATGCAGAACAGATTGTTATCTGTGTACCTTACTGACAGCGGGGGAGCATTCCTACCACTACAG TCAGAGCTGTTTCCTGACAAGTCGCACGGTGGCAGAGTTTTCTACAATGAAGCAATAATGTCTGCCATGAGAATCCCGCAG GTGGCGGTGGTGTGCGGCTCCTGTGTGGCTGGAGGTGCCTATGTTCCAACCATGGCAGAAGAAGCTGTGATTATAGATAAAATCGGTACGCTGTTCCTCGCTGGCCCACCTCTGGTAAAAGCTGCTACAGGAGAATATGTCTCTCCCGAGGACCTAGGAGGAGCTAAACTTCACTCTAA AGTCAGTGGCTGTACTGACCATTTTGCATCTTCAGAAAAGGAAGCCTATGAATGTATTCGAAATGTTATCTCTACATTAAATTATGATCCACTGCCAGAGGAGGTCATAGAGCACGATGGTCCTCTGTATAGTTCTGATGAGCTCTTGGGATTGGCACCGCAAGATTATAGATGTACCCTTCCCGTAAAATTG ATTCTGAGCCGTCTGATGGATGGAAGCAGATTCCAGGAATTCAAGGCTAATTATGGAACAACGTTAGTAACAGGATTTGGCCATGTGGAAGG GCACTTGGTGGGGATAGTGGCTAACAATGGGGAGCTGTCTCATGATGCTTCTCTCAAGGGTAGCCATTTCGTACAGCTGTGCAGTCAGCGGAGCATTCCCATCCTCTTCTTCCAAAATACTGCCCCACATACAGCAGAGCCAACAAGCATCTCACAG gcagAGGCTCACTCCAACAGATTAAAAGCCCAGGCCTCCATGATGGCTGCTGTTGCTTGTGCTGCTGTTCCCAAAATAACCATTGTAATTGGTGGCTGTTACGGGAGCGAAAGTTATATTATG TGCGGGAGATCGTTCAGTCCAAACTTTCTGTTCTTGTGGCCTAATGCAAGAGTTGCTATTGTGGATTCAAGACATTTCTCCACGGTCCCACAAGCTGGGGACAATGACTGTACAGGAGATGAATCAGAGCtaaaacatctgaaagaaaa gctagaggaagaaagcagtgcATTTTACTCTTCTGCCAGACTCTGGGATGATGGTGTAATTCTACCTCAAAATACTAGGAAG gTAATTGCACAGTGCTTAGAGATTATAGAACAGCAGAAGTACCAGGTCGTATCTCCGTGTCAATATCCTGTCATCAGAATGTGA
- the RPE65 gene encoding retinoid isomerohydrolase isoform X2 — MYSQVEHPAGGYKKLFETVEELSSPVTTHVTGRIPTWLRGSLLRCGPGLFEVGAEPFYHLFDGQALLHKFDFKEGHVTYHRRFFSYFKGVEVTDNALVNVYPVGEDYYACTETNFITKINPDTLETIKQVDLCKYVSINGATAHPHIENDGTVYNIGNCFGKNFAIAYNIIRIPPLQADKEDPMNKSQVVVQFPCSDRFKPSYVHSFGLTSNYIVFVETPVKINLLKFLSSWSLWGANYMDCFESNETMGVWLHVAEKKKGRLLNIKYRTSAFNLFHHINTYEDNGFLIVDLCTWKGFEFVYNYLYLANLRANWDEVKRHAEKAPQPEARRYVLPLNIDKADTGKNLVTLPYTTATATLRSDETIWLEPEVIFSGPRHAFEFPQINYKKYCGKPYTYTYGLGLNHFVPDRLCKLNVKTKETWVWQEPDSYPSEPIFVSSPDALEEDDGVVLSIVVSPGAGPKPAYLLILNAKDMSEVARAEVEANIPVTFHGYFKRA, encoded by the exons ATGTACAGCCA AGTCGAGCATCCCGCCGGAGGCTACAAGAAGCTCTTCGAGACCGTGGAGGAGCTGTCCTCTCCGGTGACCACCCACGTCACAG GCAGGATTCCCACCTGGCTGCGAGGAAGCCTCCTGAGATGTGGTCCCGGCTTGTTCGAGGTGGGCGCGGAGCCCTTCTATCACCTCTTTGATGGCCAGGCTCTCCTCCACAAGTTTGACTTCAAGGAGGGGCACGTTACCTATCACCGAAG GTTTTTTTCGTACTTCAAAGGCGTGGAGGTCACTGATAACGCCCTCGTTAACGTCTACCCCGTCGGCGAAGATTACTATGCCTGTACTGAGACCAACTTTATAACCAAAATTAACCCAGATACGTTAGAGACAATTAAGCAG GTGGATCTCTGTAAATACGTCTCCATCAATGGGGCAACGGCTCACCCCCACATTGAAAACGACGGGACGGTTTACAACATCGGcaattgctttggaaaaaactTTGCGATCGCTTACAACATCATACGGATTCCTCCGCTTCAGGCAG ACAAGGAAGACCCGATGAACAAGTCGCAGGTGGTGGTGCAGTTCCCTTGCAGCGACAGGTTTAAGCCCTCTTACGTTCACAG CTTTGGGCTGACCTCAAACTACATAGTGTTTGTTGAAACACCGGTGAAAATCAACCTCCTCAAGTTCCTCTCCTCCTGGAGCCTTTGGGGAGCCAACTACATGGACTGCTTCGAGTCCAACGAAACCATGGGG GTCTGGCTTCACgtggcagagaaaaagaagggcAGGCTCCTCAACATCAAGTACCGCACCTCGGCCTTCAACCTCTTCCATCACATTAACACCTACGAAGATAACGGATTTCTGATTGTCGACCTCTGCACCTGGAAGGG GTTCGAGTTTGTTTACAATTACCTCTACTTAGCCAACTTACGAGCAAACTGGGATGAAGTGAAGCGACACGCAGAGAAAGCCCCGCAGCCCGAAGCTCGCAGATACGTGCTGCCCCTGAATATCGACAAG GCTGACACGGGCAAGAACTTGGTCACCCTCCCCTACACAACAGCTACGGCAACCCTGCGCAGCGACGAGACCATCTGGCTGGAGCCAGAAGTTATTTTCTCAGGGCCACGCCACG cCTTTGAATTTCCACAGATCAATTACAAGAAATACTGTGGGAAACCTTACACATACACGTATGGGCTGGGGCTGAATCACTTTGTCCCAGACAGG CTTTGCAAGCTGAATGTTAAAACAAAGGAGACCTGGGTGTGGCAGGAGCCGGATTCGTACCCATCGGAGCCGATCTTCGTTTCCAGTCCAGATGCCCTGGAGGAAGATGATG GGGTTGTGCTGAGCATCGTGGTCagcccgggagcggggccgaAGCCCGCTTACCTCCTGATCCTGAACGCCAAAGACATGAGCGAGGTTGCCAGGGCCGAAGTAGAGGCGAACATCCCTGTGACTTTCCACGGATACTTCAAACGAGCGTGA
- the RPE65 gene encoding retinoid isomerohydrolase isoform X1: MTEKRIVITEFGTYAYPDPCKNIFSRFFSYFKGVEVTDNALVNVYPVGEDYYACTETNFITKINPDTLETIKQVDLCKYVSINGATAHPHIENDGTVYNIGNCFGKNFAIAYNIIRIPPLQADKEDPMNKSQVVVQFPCSDRFKPSYVHSFGLTSNYIVFVETPVKINLLKFLSSWSLWGANYMDCFESNETMGVWLHVAEKKKGRLLNIKYRTSAFNLFHHINTYEDNGFLIVDLCTWKGFEFVYNYLYLANLRANWDEVKRHAEKAPQPEARRYVLPLNIDKADTGKNLVTLPYTTATATLRSDETIWLEPEVIFSGPRHAFEFPQINYKKYCGKPYTYTYGLGLNHFVPDRLCKLNVKTKETWVWQEPDSYPSEPIFVSSPDALEEDDGVVLSIVVSPGAGPKPAYLLILNAKDMSEVARAEVEANIPVTFHGYFKRA, encoded by the exons ATGACCGAGAAAAGGATCGTGATAACAGAATTTGGCACCTACGCGTACCCAGACCCATGCAAGAACATCTTTTCCAG GTTTTTTTCGTACTTCAAAGGCGTGGAGGTCACTGATAACGCCCTCGTTAACGTCTACCCCGTCGGCGAAGATTACTATGCCTGTACTGAGACCAACTTTATAACCAAAATTAACCCAGATACGTTAGAGACAATTAAGCAG GTGGATCTCTGTAAATACGTCTCCATCAATGGGGCAACGGCTCACCCCCACATTGAAAACGACGGGACGGTTTACAACATCGGcaattgctttggaaaaaactTTGCGATCGCTTACAACATCATACGGATTCCTCCGCTTCAGGCAG ACAAGGAAGACCCGATGAACAAGTCGCAGGTGGTGGTGCAGTTCCCTTGCAGCGACAGGTTTAAGCCCTCTTACGTTCACAG CTTTGGGCTGACCTCAAACTACATAGTGTTTGTTGAAACACCGGTGAAAATCAACCTCCTCAAGTTCCTCTCCTCCTGGAGCCTTTGGGGAGCCAACTACATGGACTGCTTCGAGTCCAACGAAACCATGGGG GTCTGGCTTCACgtggcagagaaaaagaagggcAGGCTCCTCAACATCAAGTACCGCACCTCGGCCTTCAACCTCTTCCATCACATTAACACCTACGAAGATAACGGATTTCTGATTGTCGACCTCTGCACCTGGAAGGG GTTCGAGTTTGTTTACAATTACCTCTACTTAGCCAACTTACGAGCAAACTGGGATGAAGTGAAGCGACACGCAGAGAAAGCCCCGCAGCCCGAAGCTCGCAGATACGTGCTGCCCCTGAATATCGACAAG GCTGACACGGGCAAGAACTTGGTCACCCTCCCCTACACAACAGCTACGGCAACCCTGCGCAGCGACGAGACCATCTGGCTGGAGCCAGAAGTTATTTTCTCAGGGCCACGCCACG cCTTTGAATTTCCACAGATCAATTACAAGAAATACTGTGGGAAACCTTACACATACACGTATGGGCTGGGGCTGAATCACTTTGTCCCAGACAGG CTTTGCAAGCTGAATGTTAAAACAAAGGAGACCTGGGTGTGGCAGGAGCCGGATTCGTACCCATCGGAGCCGATCTTCGTTTCCAGTCCAGATGCCCTGGAGGAAGATGATG GGGTTGTGCTGAGCATCGTGGTCagcccgggagcggggccgaAGCCCGCTTACCTCCTGATCCTGAACGCCAAAGACATGAGCGAGGTTGCCAGGGCCGAAGTAGAGGCGAACATCCCTGTGACTTTCCACGGATACTTCAAACGAGCGTGA